One segment of Candidatus Margulisiibacteriota bacterium DNA contains the following:
- a CDS encoding helix-turn-helix domain-containing protein gives MAKPEVPYKPNWPTIKAVGQKIRLIRQKKKLSIYQLANASGLHFVSVSNIENGHKNLTVSTLYDLAKGLKVRATELLV, from the coding sequence ATGGCTAAACCAGAAGTCCCCTATAAACCAAATTGGCCGACAATTAAAGCTGTTGGACAAAAAATTCGTTTAATCAGACAAAAAAAGAAATTAAGTATTTACCAATTAGCTAACGCTTCAGGGTTACATTTTGTCAGCGTCAGCAATATCGAAAACGGCCACAAAAATCTGACTGTTTCCACGCTCTACGACCTGGCCAAAGGACTTAAAGTGCGCGCCACGGAGCTGCTGGTATAA